In Streptomyces sp. P9-A4, the genomic window CGCAAGCGGTCCGGATGAGCCGGGACGGGTTCACGCGCCAGGAGCTGGACACTCTGAGGCAGTTCCGGGCCGAGGTCAAGAAGGTCGACGTCGACGCGGAGGTACGGGAGCTGTCAGGTGAGGGGCCGGGCGGCGCGGGTCCCGGTGGCGGTCCGGCACCGATCAGCCGGATCAGCGAGCTCTGAACGTCCGGACCACAGAGGGGGAAACATGAGCGAGGACGGCTCGATCACCGTCGACCTGGTCGCGCTGCGCGAGATAGGCGGCGACCTCGAGGACATCGTGAAGAAGCTCAACGAGCGCCTGGGCGCGCTGTACGACCGCACGGTGCCGGTCGTCCTGGCCTGGCAGGGCGAGGCCCGCGAGGCCTTCGTGGACGAACTCGACCGCTGGGACCGCCAGATGGAGGATCTGCAGGCCGCGCAGAAGTGGCTGCATGCCGTGGTCACCACCGGGCACGCCAACTACTCCGCCGCCCAGCGGGCCACCCTGCGCGGCTGGGGCGGGGCCTGACATGACGACACCTCCCGCACCCTCCGCGTCAGCCGTCCCCGCCCGTGCCGACCGCGCCGCGAGCTTCCCCGACCGGGCGACCGCGCAGTGGGCCACCCAGCAGGTGATCGCGCTGAACGAGCAGGTCATCCACCGCTGGCTCGCCCAGTCCACCCGGCAGCGGCTCGTGATCGAGGCCGCCTGGCCCTCGCGGCCCGATCCGGTGGGCACGCTGCTCACCACCGGGATGGCGCTGACCGGCCAGGAGCCGGTCCCGGTGCGCGCCGCCCGGGTCGTGCTGCGCCGGACCGGATCCGCCGAGCCCGGCGCGTACCCCTTCACCGTGCACTCCGCCCTGCCCGTCGACCTGTAGAGGCCTCCGTGTCCCTGAATCCCGCCGAGCACGACCGCAAGTACGGCGAGCTCGACCAGGTTGTCCGCGCCCACCTGGGCCTCGGTCCGCACGCTCCCGAGGCGGTGGCCGGCTATCTGCGGCAGACTTGGCGAACCCGGCCCTGGGCGATCGCCGTCGCGGCCGAGCAACTGCGCGTGTACGCCGACAATCCGCCGGGGCGGCTGCGGATGCGGCTCGGCGAGTACTACCGGCTGCCCGACGTGGGGCTGGCGCCCGAGGAGATCCGGGACTGGCTCACGGGCCTCGCCGACCGGCTCGACGGGAGCCTGGCGAACGGACAGGCGCCTCCGCCGGCCGCGCCCGCGACGCCGTGGGAGTGGCGGGCTCGCTTCCCCGAGCTGGCGCAACTGCTCGGCGGGTGGTTCTCGCAGGACATGCCGGAGGAGTTCGGCGACCACGAGGGCGCGCTCGCCGACTACCTGGAGGGCACCGACACGGGGCTCGTCGCCCAGCTGACGGGGGAGCTGCACGACCTCCTCGCCCTCGGCCTCGACGAGGACGGCCTGGCCCTGGCGCTGGTGACGCTCGGCGCGGAGGTCGAGCCCTCAGTGCCGTTCAGCCCCGGAGCCTGGCTCGCCATGCTCGCCGTACGGCTGCGTGCCTGAGCTGGTACGTGATCGGGCCCGCAGTGGTGTTGTTGCGGTCCCCTGGCCGCGTGTCCGAGCAGATGACGGCGGAACGCTCCAGGGGCAGGATGTTATCCGCACACTGCTGAAACGAGTGGAGGGAGCTCGTTCTTCGGGCTGTGCAGTCCCCTGGCCTGCTTTCTTTTGGCAAGGCTGCTCGGGCCTTTTGGGGAACAGTTGGGGACCAGCACACTTGACCGGGGGGAAGCGCACCTTGACTCGGTCAATGTGCGTTGATCGCCGCACGACTGTCTCGCCCAGGCCAGGACTTCACGGTGATGTGGTGTCGGCCCGGATCACGTCGTGGAAGTGGTGCCGTAGGCCTATGCCGTGCACGTGAGCAGCACCGGTGTCGGGGTCGGCACTGGTTCGTAGGGTGAGCTCGAACTGTCGGTCGTCCGTCGCGTCCAGCGCCCTCATGGTGTGTAGCGCAGGACGGTCAGCCGTTCAGTGCAGGCGGCTCTCTCTCGCGGCACTCACAGCCCGCCAAATGCCGAATTCGGGACCAAGCACAGCCGCTGCGGCGACGACAGGCCACGCGCGGACAAGCTGCGCACCCGCCCGCCGAACCACACGCGCCACCGTGCTGGTTGCCGCGGGGACAATCGCACCGCCGCCCGGGTCTCGACCCGACCGCGTGGTCCGCGGAGCCGTGATCGCCCATGGATGCAGCAGCCGCTACCGACATGATTGCGTGGAACCATCGTGGCCTTGACCTCGAATCAGCCATCCCCGACAGTGGGTTCCTCTGGCGTGAGCACGCGGGGAACGACCAGCTGTTGCACGGGATGCCGGGCTCGTCTGTTGGTCGAACGGGGCGCCACCGGCGGCGTCACGCTCAGCCGTGCCGCCGCCGGCACCTTGCTCACTGTCGGCACTGAGGGGCCGGTGGCCTCCTTCGTCCTAATGCGGGCCGAGGCCGCGACCCATTCCACGGACAACGACCAGCGGCGGTCCCGCTGGTTTCCACGGCCGTGGCGCCTGGCACGTACACGATTTCCCTCTCGGCGGACAAGGGCGTGGTCCTGCCGGGCACCTACATCTCTTTGCCCTGAACGCCCAAGGGGTGCCGAGCATCGACCCGTTCGTCACCGTCGCCTGACGGCACGACAGCGGCGTCCGCCACCAGCCCGAAGCGCCTGCCGGGGCCGGTCGCCGCGGCCGGGCACCGGTTCAGGGGGTACAGAAGGGGCCAGCTTCCCGCTATCTCCGGGCCGATTCCAGCACGGCTGCGGGTCATCTTCAAGCATGACCAAGTCGGCCACCAGCTGTGCACGACACCATGGCGATGCGCAATCTGTCGGCGAGCGGATGGTCCGCATGCTGGTCCAGCCAGTCTTCGGCCAGGCGAAGAGGGAGCGTCTTTTCACTGGCTGGGAACGACGGAAGAGTGAGCAGGTCTTCGAGGATCAGGCATGCTTTGGGAAGTTTGCTGTGTTGATAGAGCCATCGCAGTGCACAGTCGACGGCGCGGGAGCGCTGGTCCGCGTCGAGAGCAGGGTGTCGCAAGACGCCTGAGAGTACGGCGCGAGCCTTGGTCGATGCGCCGGCGGTCAAGCGATCCAAGGCGATGTCGATGCCGGTACGTGCCTGTTCGGCGGACAAGTCCGGGCGCGTGAGGAACGAAGCCAGTACGGCCCGTTGCGCTTTGCCGTCATGGGAGGCCAGCCATCGAAGGCTGATGTCGGCGATGGCCTGGGCCTGAGTAGTGGTCAGGCCGTGGCGCTGACTCAGCATCATGGCCATGCCCTCATGGTCGTGCGGGTGTGTCAGGAGATGGGCGAACCCGTGATTGATCGCCGTATGCAGTTGGTGGGCGGTCAATTCAGGCACGCGGAGAAGGGGGCCGAGGACGGTGACGAAGCCTTCGTGGTCCTGATGATCTCTCAGCCATCTGAAGGCGTGCGCAACCGTTGCACGAGCCTGGACCGGGTTGAGCTGTTCGTGGTGCAGGAGCAGGCGCTGTAGCACCGCAGGGGCGGACGGAGCATCGGGCTGTGAGGCCAGCTGGTTCAGCAGAGGGAGAGCTGCGTCTGGCGTGTGGTCGTGGACGAGAAGGGCCTGCACGACCTGGGAGTGGTTCGAGGCCTCCGTCTCGGTAAAGCCTTGGGTGACCCACGATCGCGCCAAGTCGGCTGCCTGGCGTTTCAGCTCCGCCGGACAGCGTTCATCGACCAGAATGCTGCGCAGGACGCGGCCCTTGCTCGCGTACCTTCGCGGCTTCCCCAGCCACTCCAGTGTGAGGCGGAACAGTTCGGTCCGGGCGATTTCCGGTAAGCGGTCACACTCCAGAAGAGCGCACACGGACGAACCCACATCCGTGCCGGCTCTCACGCCCGAGCGCAACCAGGCGACCCCCCTTCCGACCGCTTCCTCATGGACAGTGTCGTCGACATCCTCACGCTGGAGCAGGGCACGGATCACCGCGCCGACTCCGCTGGCGCGGAACGGCGTCAACCACCCCAGTACCACTCTTGACACCTGTGCCAGCCGAGTGGGCGAGTGGTTCATCGTCAGCAGGCGCTTCAGAAGGGTGGGCGTGTAGCGCCAGTCGGGCCGGGACGGCACCCACCGAAGCGTGCAGTCGACGACAAGATCCTCGGCCGCCGGTGAGAGGTTCGGACGGGCCAGCAGGGCGCGTAGGAGATGTTCGGCATCGGTCTGCCGGCTGCGCCGTACGAGCCAGCCGATGGAGGCCTCGACCAGAGCGGCTGAGGGCTCGTCCGAACCTTGAAGGGCGGCAGTCAAAAAGGGCTGCGCCACGAATCTGTCCTCGGCTCGGACGAGCCACGGTGCCACGAGCGCGCTCCAGACCGAAGGTGCGTAGCCGTGCCACGGCCTGCTTGTCACCAGTGTCAGCAGCGCTTGTTCACCGTCATGGCCGGCATTCTCCAGGAGCCGCCCCAATGAATCCGCGTTGGCAACCAGCCATTCACCACAGAACCGTTCCAGGGCACTGGCGCGGTGGGCGGGGCCGCGAGAAGCCAGGTCGGCGGCAAGGCGCCGAAGATGGCCGGTGAATACGGCGAACGTGCGGGGATGCCCCGCGACCGCGGTGAGCAGGGGTCCGGCGGAGGGGTGATGGATGCTCCACCCCGGAGCGGGCATCAGCGACTGCAGCAGCAGTTCGTCGGTGACGATGTCGTGGACGACCACCAGCCGTCCGTCGGCTTCGTCGAGCCATCCCAACGAGATCAGCGTGTCGACCACCTGGCGCCCGTTGTAGCGCCTGCCCTCGTCCCCGGCCGTGGCCAGGAAGGAGTCGACGGTCTGTTCGACGGTTCGCCTGGGTTGCGGGGTGGAAGCCACCGCCACGGCGAAGGCGAGCTGCCCGACATCAGGAGTCGCGACATCCAACGGCGAAGCGGAACCAGTGAGACTCGTTGCGAGCGCGTCCCGCCGCATCCCTTCCCGGAGCCATGCCAGCAATTCGCCGGGGCGCACCGAGGCTGTAACCTTGAGTGGGAACCGCCCCAGGCCCTGCTCCTCGATCGCCCGAGCGATGAGCAAGGCGGTGACGGGACGGCGCCCGCACAGCCGGGACAGTTCCTCCAGCCCCCAGTGGCGCACAGCGTCGGGGGCCGCATGATTCAGTACCTGCGTGATGACGGCGGATTGATGGGGCCAATCGTCCCGTACGAAAACCTCGTCGAGTACGCGCGCGCTGCCGCGCAGATGGACTGCGTGCCGCGAGCCTGGCCGCACCGACGCCAAGCACGCCACGGTCACGCCGCGCCGCTGGGCCTCCGGAAGCAGCGCCTCGTCAAGGGCTTGCAGGTCCAACTGTGGACAGGCATCCAGGTAGTCCAGGACCAGCAGCACCCGTCTACGCGCACCGGACAGGACGGACGCCGCCACATCGTTGATATCCACAGAGCTGTCAGCCTGGACGTGCAAGACTTGCCAGCCGACGCGGTTAGCCCGCTGTGCCACTTCGAAACATGTTCTTGTCTTACCCGAGCCGGCCGGTCCGATCAGAAGGACCCCGCGCGGTTGGTCGGCGCTCAACCGGCCGAAGAGCTTGTCCGGATGGGAGTCGTGGTCCACCCCAGGGTGGACGAAGGGAAGCTGCTCCTGATCCAGGTAATTGCGTCGTCCGCGTAGATCTCGAACCACGTCGGCGTGTGTGCGTATGCGGCGGCGGATATCGCTGCCCTCGGGCAAGGGCACAGCCGAGCCCAACGACACCCGTTCCACCCCGTGCTCGCCCAGTAGCCGCTCGAACTCCGGATCCTCGGTCAGCGGGGAGAAACCGGTCGCAGTGAGGCTCGCGGCACCAGCTGGAATGTGATGGCTCGTGCACACACCCACCAGCACACCGTTCTGAGTAAGGACACCCGCTCCTGACACGCCCTGCCAGGGGGATCTACCTGTCTGTCGGGGGGCGGGGCTGGCGAGTGAGAGCTCCATCTCGTGGCTTCCGAGAAAGGAACCCAGGAGGATCGAGCCGGTCATCTGCCGTGTCATGGGTACTTCCCCGCGAGACGCGAAGTCAGGGAACCCGACGGCGATGAACGGGAGGGATCCCACGGCCGGAGGTACTACTCCCCACCGAGTGGGAGGGATCGCGTCGCCTCCCTCACCAAGGAGCAACAGGGCGAGATCCACCCCCGGGTCGCGGTGCCGGAACACCTGCTCGACGCTGACCCGCTGCGCGGACTGCCCGGGCAGTCGCACCTCGTGGATGGCGTCGTGCCGAGTGAAGCCGTGACCGGCACAGATGGCCAGCCGGGGAGCCAGCAGAAAACCGGTTGCCGCAAAGCGAGGGGTACCGTCGGGATCCCGACGGACCACCATGGCGACCCGATTCAGACCCTGCTGTGCGTCGATCACCTCCGACCCGCCCGGGATCCTCGGCGGTCGGCTGACTCACGCACGGCGTCAGTCCTCCAACCGGGCCCCACGTGCCGAATGCGTGAGCACCGAGCCGCCCTCGGCCGTCTCCGCCGTCAGCTCCAACGAGACGGTGTGCGTGGCAGACGTGCCTTTGGTCGCCTTCCCGTCAGCGGCCAGAACCCAGAACTTGACCCCGCCGTGGGCCTCCGCCGACGTCGTCACAGCGACCTGCACGTCCAGCTTCACCGACTGCACCCGAAGCCGGACGGGCTGGCCCTCGCCGTCTGCCATGGCCCTCGACAGCTCCCCGCGCAGGGCCTTGATGGTTTCCGCCAGACCGATCTCCACGAATCCCCCTTTTTCCTACCGGCTCCCAGACGCAGCCGCACAGGCAGCGATGGCTGCGGAGGCAGACCGGGTGAGATGCTCATGCTAGAGGTTCGCTTGGAGATCACCTACCCGATCGCAAGGGATGCTCCTCCGAGGCTGCCATGGGGACCAATCGGGGACCACACGGTGTGCCCGCTGCTGGGGGTCAAGGGGTCGCAGGTTCAAATCTTGTCGACCCGACCACGCGGAGACGCAGGTCGGAGGTCGTTCTCACGTTTCATGGGAGGGCGGCCTTTCGCGCGTTTGGAGCCGTGGTGGTTGCAATGTGGTCGCACGCCCGGGCCTCGGCTGATTCGCCCAGGTGTTGGCGGCCGGCGGTGCGGGGGAGCGGATCCTGTGGAGGGCTTCGCGGAGGCGGTGGATGCGGTCGCGCGGTGGTCGCAGCCATGTAGGCCGGCCCGTACGGCCGACCGTCTGCTCGGCTCCGCTGAGAATGTGGTCGACGGCTTGGTGCGCGGCTTGTTGGGAGAAGTGGCTGTAGCGGTTCGCGGTGGTCGACGGCGTGGAGTGCCGCAGCGTCTTGGAGACCACGGTGAGCGGGACGCCGGCGATGATCGTGATGGTGGCGGCGAGGTGGCGCAGGTCGTGGACGGTGACCCAGGGGGCGCCGGTTTCCTCGGACAGCCGGTGCAGCCGGTCGAGTACCAGGGGTGGTCTGAGCGGGCGGCCGTCGGGCCGGCAGAACACCAGCCCCGCGAACCGGGTCGTTGGGGTCGCCTCGGGTTCGGGGGGCTGAACGTGACCGGTGCCGGCCGGCTGTGGCGACGCGGGGTGAGATGGCGACCCAGCATCTGCTCGATCTCGCTGCTCACCTCACCTGCGGCGGCCGCCTGCTCTGCCTGCGGATCTGCGCGACCTGGCTCTGGAGAAGCGAACTGTCCAGAGAATGCTATCACTTGGCCTATTGGTCAGAAGATCGCGGAATGCTGATCAATGGGCGTGTGGTGCAATCGCCTGCCGTCGAGCCCTCTGCTGGGCACCTGCCGCATCCGCCTTCCTGGCACCTTGGGGGTCTCGTGACAGGGCTGGTCCTGTTGCAACGGAAGGTGGCGGGTGACGTGTCCGGATCGGTTGCACGGGCCGAAGGCGCTCTGTCTCGCGATGCGGTGGACAGGATGCGTACGAGGACAGCCGAGTTGTTCGTGGAGGTGCAGCGGGCCGACACCAAGGCGACCGTGCTGTCAGGCCTGGACGTGGCCCTCCTGGCCGTCGTGGTCGCGGCGCTGCCGGTGGGCGCGGAAGCCGCCTGGGTGGTGAGGACGACCCTGGCGGTCATGTGCGCGGGGGCGGCCGCCGCGCTCGTCGCGGCGCTCCTGGCTCTGCGCCCCGTCCTGCCGGGGGGTACGGCGCTTACGGGAATGGACGGACCATGTCCCGATGAGGTTCCTGAAGCCGTCGTAGCCGCGGCAACGTGGCAGACCGCCGGAGGACGGCACCAGGCAGACGCTCGGAACGTGGCGCGGCTGGCCGCTCTCGCGCACCGCAAGTTCCGGATCATCAAGGTGGCCGTGGACCTGACGGTCATCACCCTGGGGGTGGCCGGAATCGGTGTGTTGATCAGCTGCTTCGTCTCTTGAGAGCATCCGGCTTCTGACGCTTCCTCACATCGGAGGTGCTATGTATCAGCCGCACGCCGCCGTGTTCGACAAGGTCTTGTGGGCGAAGTTGCGCGGTCTGGCTCCATTGCGGTCACGGCCCGCCAGGAGTGTCCTTCTGCGACAGGGGGATCCGGGGACACATGTCCTCCTGCTGGAGTCCGGCTCCACGATCGTGACCCTGACCGGTGAGAACGGTGAGCGGACCCTGCTGGCGGTCCGGGGGGCGGGTGAACTGATCGGGGAGCTGGCCGTGCTGGACGCCCAGCCGCGCACGGCGTCCGTCATCGCGGCGGAGGCGTGCCAGGTCCGGGTCATCCCCGCCCCCGAATTCCTCGGTTTCGTCGACGAGCACGGTCTGACGGCATCGATACTGCGCCACGCCATCGCTCGTGTGCGTGAGGCGGAGGCGGTACGGCTCGAACTCGCGACCGCCCCGGTGCCGGCACGACTCGCGTCGGCTCTGGGGCGGCTGGTCCAGTCGACTTCCTGCACGGCCGGCCATGTCCATGTGCGACTGACGCAGGTGGAGCTCTCTCAGCTGATCGGGGCGTCGCGGAACGCCGTCGGAACGGCGATCAAGGCGTGGCGCGATCACGGATGGCTGGAGACGGAAGCCGGTGGTGGCTTGCTGATCAGGGACATCGCCCGGATCAAGGCTCATCCCCTCGGCCGGGGGTGACGGAGCGCACCGGCTTGGTGCCCAGTAGTGGGCACCGAGCTGCCTCCGACCCGACCAGCATGGTGCGCCGGCCACGAAAGTCGTGGCGGAAGGGCTGGTGTTCCCATGAAGTCTCCTGCACAGCCGGACCCGGTCGACGTGCCACCGGAGCACGCTCTGCTGGTCGTCGACATGAAGGGCTACAGCAGGATCCCCGAAGCGCGGATGGCACCGGCGCGCTTCGACCTGGACAGCATCCTCGACACCGTGTTCGACCAGAGCGGGCTGGACATGCCGCGGCGGATCGACGGTGCGTTCGGTGACACCGGCGACGGCGGCATCTTCGTCCTGCCGGCCCTGGACACCACACGGTTGGTCGACCCGCTGCTCGGACACCTCAACGCGGCCCTGTCCCGGTACGACAAGAACGCGCGCCTGCACAGCGGACCGGAGATCCGTCTGCGGGCCAGCGTCCATGTCGGGCCGGTGTCACTGCCCGGCCGCCGCAATCGAGCCGTCGTCGAGGCGTGCCGGCTGGTCGACAGCAAGGCGGTGCGGGAAGCGCTGGACGCAGCCGAGGCTCACGGCGCCTACCTGGCGGCCGTGGTCTCGGAGATCGCCTTCCGCCGGACGGTGAGGGCCGGCCGCACGCTCGATCTCGACGAGCGGCATTTCGTGCGGGCCATGGCCCGCGTGGACGGCAAGCCGGAGTTCGAGGAGCCCTGCCGGCTCCTTGTCCCCGGCCTGTCACCCGTACTGCTGGGCCCTTCCATCACGGACGCGGCCGGTCCCGGGCCGTCGTCCGCTTCGGCCCCTGCGCCGGCGCGCGGAGCCGAGGGCAGCTCTTCTCCGGAGGCCGGCCACCGCGGTCCTGTCCTGAACTTCAACGGCGCCATGGACCGCCCGACTGTCATCGGCGAGCTCGACACACTCAACCTCGACCAGCGCCGGCGCTGACGGGCACGCGCAGTCTCCCTCCTCCCCGCTTCCAGCAGAGGAAAGAATCCATGGCGGAGAACGCCTTCACCTCGCCCGAACCCGACGAACGGAAGAGTCCGGAATCCGACAGCACGTCTCCGGACCTCAGTTCCCCCGCCTCCGTGCCGACCTCCCGGCCCGGCGACCTTCATATCCGGCAGGCCAGTGTGGCCGCCGGGCACATCGGTGAACTCAACCTGCTGCAGGAGACGCGCAAACGGGACGTGCTCGAAGGAGTGGAGCGAGATCGGCAGCAGATCCTCGATCAGCCCTTCATCCTCTCGGGGCGCTGGAAGGAAGCCTGGGAACAGGCCATCAACGGGGAGACGCGCCTTCTGCGACCACGCATCGTGTTGGTCGTGGCGCCGCGCTCGTTCGGCTCCACGACCTTCGCGCTCCAACTGCTGGCGCGCCACACCGAAGCGGACACCACCCTGGTGAAACTGGACGCCGACTGGAACGCGCCCAGCCGGGGCCGGCTTCCGGTGGACCACCGACACGCCTACCAGGTCGATCTCAAGGACACGCGTACGGATCTACTCTCGGCCGACTTCCTCGACTCGCTTACCCGACATGCCGAAGCGCTCGCGTCGGCGCGTTCCTTCCTGGTGATGACCGTGGCGAAGGAGCTCTGGCCCGATCACTACCTCAGGCCTCGCGGTGACGTCATGGTCGTGCGCCTCGACGAGCCGCCTCAGTCGGAGCTCGTGATCGAGGAGCACCTGGAGCACCACGGACACTCCCAGCTGGTGCCCCATGTCCAGTCCCTCGACGAGGCGGTCGTCTCCCTGCACGGGCTCAACGCGGTCGAGGCAGTGCGTGCCGCAGTCACCGCCATGGCGGTATGGGAGGAGCACTACAGCCGGCCCGAACTGCCGCCCGCCGCGGCGCGTACGGCCGGGCAGGAGCGGCCTTCCGGCTTCGCGGAACGTCTGACGGCCGCGCTGTCGGACTGGAGGCAGAGGCTGGACGGCCTGTTCGGGGAAGCGACCGCCACCTACGACGGGCGAAGCGCCTCGCTCACCCTGGAGGACCGCTGTCTGCTGCTGGCTCTGGCCGTCCGCCAGTCCGCGCCCATGACGGAGGTAGCCGCCACGGCGGGCAGCCTGCGGAGCCTGCTCGCGGTGCCCGACGGCGACAAGCCCGCCGCCGAAGCGCTGGTCCAGTCCGTCTTCGCAGGGCGCGGTCTGCGCCGCCGTATCCATGACGTGGGCGCACGCGTCAACACACACGACTCGGTGGTCTTCGACCAGCCGGCCTACGGGCGAGCTGTCCTGACCTATGTGTGGGACAACTATGAGGTGATGCGCGGGCCCTTGCTCGTCTGGCTCACTCAGCCCGGCGACGCCACCGTGTCGGCCCAGCCGATGGTCGGCGCCCTGGCCGATCTCGTCCTGCGGCACGGTAACGCCGACCATCTCGACACGCTGGGAAACATCGCCTGTGCCAAGAATCCCGTGCTGCTCGGCGCCGTGCTGCTGCGCGCCGTGGGGGACGAGCACGCCGGTCGCGCCGCCTGGGCCACGCTGTACCGGTGGGCCGGACAGCAGGAGTACACCCGCACGGTGGTCGACACCTGCCGCAGCGTGCTCCTGGACGAGACCGCGGGCCCGTCCGCAGCCAAGATGGCCTTGGTCCGGCTGCGCCGGATCGCCCGGAAGAGCGACGATCCCACGACACGGCTCCGTGTCCTCTCGGTCTTGAAGGAGCTGGTCTCGCGGCCGGCCCGCACTGTGATGCTCGTCGCCGAAGTCGCTGCTTGGCAGGCGTCCAAGGTCTCCGTCAGGTCCGGCAGCCTCGCCTTCCTCGCTCTGATGGAGAAGGAGCACACGAAGGTGCCGTGGCTCATGTCCGAGGAGGCAGCCGGCATCGACGTCGACCGCGCGTTGCGGGACCTCCTCGGCGACGCCGCCACCGCGCAGGAGGTCATCCCCAGACTGACGAAGTGGATCGGCTCGTACGCCACCGACGCCGTCGGGTACGAGCGGTTACGCGACCGTCTCGTCGACATCCTGCGGGGCAACGGCCTGTTCCAGGCGTACTGGGCCTTCATGCGGGCCCTGGCCGACGCACCCGTGACCGTCGAGGGGGTCGACGTGGCGGAGGACTTCCACCGGCACCTCGTCGACCCGCGGCTCCGCTCGGTGTTCGCGCTCGAAACGGGGTCCGCGTGAGATGGCCCTGGCAGCGCGCGGAGCGCACCAGCAACTGTCCCCACCAGCGCCTCCTGCCGAGCGCCACGGCGGGAGTCCCCTTCGGGGCGGTCTTCGTCATCGTCTGGCGGCCGGCGTGGCGTACGGGCTCCAATCTCGAGGACCTAGTGCGCTTCGGGGTCCACGCGGTGGCGGCCGCAGCCGCGGGACGCTGCGAGGCGGCCGATCCGCATGCCGCGCAGGACGTCGTCAACGCTGCCCTGCGTGAGCTGCGCGGGACCACTGGTGGGTCCTATCGGATACTGCACGCGCGCGTCACGCTGCGGCTGTCCGCGGAAAGCCGCGAGGCCGTCGCCCAGAGCCGGGCCGACGAGGACCGGGTCCGACGCCTGCAGTTCCTCAAG contains:
- a CDS encoding WXG100 family type VII secretion target — translated: MSEDGSITVDLVALREIGGDLEDIVKKLNERLGALYDRTVPVVLAWQGEAREAFVDELDRWDRQMEDLQAAQKWLHAVVTTGHANYSAAQRATLRGWGGA
- a CDS encoding RNase A-like domain-containing protein; amino-acid sequence: MTTPPAPSASAVPARADRAASFPDRATAQWATQQVIALNEQVIHRWLAQSTRQRLVIEAAWPSRPDPVGTLLTTGMALTGQEPVPVRAARVVLRRTGSAEPGAYPFTVHSALPVDL
- a CDS encoding contact-dependent growth inhibition system immunity protein, with the translated sequence MSLNPAEHDRKYGELDQVVRAHLGLGPHAPEAVAGYLRQTWRTRPWAIAVAAEQLRVYADNPPGRLRMRLGEYYRLPDVGLAPEEIRDWLTGLADRLDGSLANGQAPPPAAPATPWEWRARFPELAQLLGGWFSQDMPEEFGDHEGALADYLEGTDTGLVAQLTGELHDLLALGLDEDGLALALVTLGAEVEPSVPFSPGAWLAMLAVRLRA
- a CDS encoding trypsin-like peptidase domain-containing protein is translated as MVVRRDPDGTPRFAATGFLLAPRLAICAGHGFTRHDAIHEVRLPGQSAQRVSVEQVFRHRDPGVDLALLLLGEGGDAIPPTRWGVVPPAVGSLPFIAVGFPDFASRGEVPMTRQMTGSILLGSFLGSHEMELSLASPAPRQTGRSPWQGVSGAGVLTQNGVLVGVCTSHHIPAGAASLTATGFSPLTEDPEFERLLGEHGVERVSLGSAVPLPEGSDIRRRIRTHADVVRDLRGRRNYLDQEQLPFVHPGVDHDSHPDKLFGRLSADQPRGVLLIGPAGSGKTRTCFEVAQRANRVGWQVLHVQADSSVDINDVAASVLSGARRRVLLVLDYLDACPQLDLQALDEALLPEAQRRGVTVACLASVRPGSRHAVHLRGSARVLDEVFVRDDWPHQSAVITQVLNHAAPDAVRHWGLEELSRLCGRRPVTALLIARAIEEQGLGRFPLKVTASVRPGELLAWLREGMRRDALATSLTGSASPLDVATPDVGQLAFAVAVASTPQPRRTVEQTVDSFLATAGDEGRRYNGRQVVDTLISLGWLDEADGRLVVVHDIVTDELLLQSLMPAPGWSIHHPSAGPLLTAVAGHPRTFAVFTGHLRRLAADLASRGPAHRASALERFCGEWLVANADSLGRLLENAGHDGEQALLTLVTSRPWHGYAPSVWSALVAPWLVRAEDRFVAQPFLTAALQGSDEPSAALVEASIGWLVRRSRQTDAEHLLRALLARPNLSPAAEDLVVDCTLRWVPSRPDWRYTPTLLKRLLTMNHSPTRLAQVSRVVLGWLTPFRASGVGAVIRALLQREDVDDTVHEEAVGRGVAWLRSGVRAGTDVGSSVCALLECDRLPEIARTELFRLTLEWLGKPRRYASKGRVLRSILVDERCPAELKRQAADLARSWVTQGFTETEASNHSQVVQALLVHDHTPDAALPLLNQLASQPDAPSAPAVLQRLLLHHEQLNPVQARATVAHAFRWLRDHQDHEGFVTVLGPLLRVPELTAHQLHTAINHGFAHLLTHPHDHEGMAMMLSQRHGLTTTQAQAIADISLRWLASHDGKAQRAVLASFLTRPDLSAEQARTGIDIALDRLTAGASTKARAVLSGVLRHPALDADQRSRAVDCALRWLYQHSKLPKACLILEDLLTLPSFPASEKTLPLRLAEDWLDQHADHPLADRLRIAMVSCTAGGRLGHA
- a CDS encoding trypco2 family protein; amino-acid sequence: MEIGLAETIKALRGELSRAMADGEGQPVRLRVQSVKLDVQVAVTTSAEAHGGVKFWVLAADGKATKGTSATHTVSLELTAETAEGGSVLTHSARGARLED
- a CDS encoding tyrosine-type recombinase/integrase, coding for MFCRPDGRPLRPPLVLDRLHRLSEETGAPWVTVHDLRHLAATITIIAGVPLTVVSKTLRHSTPSTTANRYSHFSQQAAHQAVDHILSGAEQTVGRTGRPTWLRPPRDRIHRLREALHRIRSPAPPAANTWANQPRPGRATTLQPPRLQTRERPPSHET
- a CDS encoding Crp/Fnr family transcriptional regulator — its product is MYQPHAAVFDKVLWAKLRGLAPLRSRPARSVLLRQGDPGTHVLLLESGSTIVTLTGENGERTLLAVRGAGELIGELAVLDAQPRTASVIAAEACQVRVIPAPEFLGFVDEHGLTASILRHAIARVREAEAVRLELATAPVPARLASALGRLVQSTSCTAGHVHVRLTQVELSQLIGASRNAVGTAIKAWRDHGWLETEAGGGLLIRDIARIKAHPLGRG